Genomic DNA from Vibrio vulnificus CMCP6:
ACACCAACCAGTGATGATTCTGGACGCTCTGAGCCAGCGGCAACCTTGGCTACGGGATTGTGATGTGCTGCTTTAACCAAATTGCGACCCATACGACCCGCCGCTCCTGCCACTGCAATTCTTACCATTGCATTTTTCTCCGTGTTTCTGGATCTGCCAAACGGGCAAATCGATCAAATAGGTTCTTAAACTATCAACTATTGCAAAGCGAGACCAGATCTCAAGCAAACTCTTTTAGCACTCTTTCGAGAATTGGTACGTTTGCTTCTGGAAACGGGTAACGGCTCAGTTCCGCAATCGCCACCCACTCTCCCTGTTGTCCTTCTCTTCCATAAGGCTGACCGTTAAAATCCGTCACTGTGATAAAGTCAAACTTGAGCGATTTATCTGGGTAATCGTACTCTAAATGCTCAAACAGCTGTTGTTGAGTCGCCGTAATACCAATTTCTTCTTCGAGTTCACGTACCATGGCTTGCTCTATGCTTTCCCCCTCTTCGACTTTGCCTCCAGGAAACTCCCAAAAGCCACCTTTGTGTTTATCATCCGGACGCTTGGTAATGTAAACCTGGCTCTTATCTTGATTGAAAATAATCGCCGCAACAATATGGATACGTTTCATCATTTTTTCCTTAAAAAAAGAGCCGCCTAAGCGACTCTTAATTGATTACATTAATTAGGCTAACACTAATTGATTTGACCGTGACACTGTTTGTATTTTTTGCCACTACCACAAGGGCAAGGTTCATTACGACCTACTTTACGCTCGTCACGGACCACTGGCTGGTGATGCCCTTCGTCAGAATCATCAGCAAGCTGGCTTTGAGCTGAGGCATGTTGAGCTTGTGCACGGCGAGCGGCTTCTTCAGCTTGTGCACGACGCTGAGCTTCCATACGCTCCACTTCTTCTTGCTGCTGCACACGAACTTTTGACAAAATCATCACAACATCAGATTTCAATGTTTCAAGCAAGCCTTCAAACAGTTCAAACGACTCACGCTTGTATTCCTGTTTCGGGTTCTTTTGTGCATAACCACGCAGATGGATACCTTGACGTAAGTGGTCCATCGCCGCCAAGTGCTCTTTCCACAATGTATCCAACGTTTGTAACATCACTGATTTTTCGAAGTTACGTAGCACTTGTGCACCAACCACTTCTTCTTTCGCTTTGTAGACTTCAACCGCGGTATTAATGACTTTTTCACGTAGTGCTTCTTCGTAAAGCTTGTCGTCTTCTTCCAACCATTGCTTCACAGGAGCATCGATATCGAAATCGTTCTTTAGACGTTCTTGTAGGCCTTCAAGATCCCACATGTCTTCCAGTGATTGAGGTGGAATGTATTCATCGATGACACCTTGAAGCACATCAACGCGATTGTGTTCGATCATATCGCTAATGTCATCAACACTCATCAACTCATCACGTAGCTCATACACGACTTTACGCTGATCGTTCGCCACATCATCGTACTCAAGTAGCTGCTTACGAATATCGAAGTTACGTCCTTCCACTTTGCGTTGCGCTTTTTCGATAGAGCGAGACAGCATCTTAGATTCGATCGCTTCCCCTTCTTCCATACCACTTTGAATCAATGCCGCCATACGATCCGAAGTAAAG
This window encodes:
- the mutT gene encoding 8-oxo-dGTP diphosphatase MutT, which codes for MKRIHIVAAIIFNQDKSQVYITKRPDDKHKGGFWEFPGGKVEEGESIEQAMVRELEEEIGITATQQQLFEHLEYDYPDKSLKFDFITVTDFNGQPYGREGQQGEWVAIAELSRYPFPEANVPILERVLKEFA